DNA sequence from the Candidatus Poribacteria bacterium genome:
CGTCACATACAGAATCCGGCTTATTCTCAACTCAAGTCTTTTAACGATTCGCAAGGCGTTAAATCAGGCGATTGGTTTCACAAAGTTCTTCGCTAACGTGCCGCCTGCGCCGGTGTTGCAGGCTGCCTTCATTCAATCCACAAGTGTTTTGAACTCTTAACGTTATCAGGACTTACGCAATTTTGACTGTAGCCCGTTCTGTGAGATGAGATTTTTCGGAAAACACAGCGTTCTGGTGGAAACCCAAACTAAAAGTTTGTGCTACAAAAGAGCAGTATGCGTAAGTCCTACGTTATAATTCTTCTCTTTCTTTTATAGTAAAACCCGTAATTACCTTTACACTTTTTTGCATCGGCGAGGTTAGGAAACCTCGCCTACCGGGGGCAGAAGTGTAAACTTATTTTCAAAATCTACTATAAGACTTGGGGTTACGGCTCAGACGAGAATCCGCCGCCGCCCGGCGTTTCTATCCGAATGACATCCCCTTCGCGCGTAGAAATGGAGACCTTACTCGCTAACGGCGTTTCTTCTCCACCGGAAATTAGCACGTTACGTCCCGGTGTTCCCGATTCACCGCCTTGCAATCCGTAGGGGCCCCGCTTTCGCCGATCTGAAAGGATCGTGACCTCGGCATCCGTAAGAAGCCGCAATGCCCGAATGACACCTGCCCCGCCTCGGAACTTCCCTGCCCCGCCTGTTCCGCGCCGAATCGAGTATGCCGCCACTTGCATCGGATAGCTCGTCTCAATCGCCTCTATAGGTGTATTCATCGTATTCGTCATGTGTGTGTGGATAGCATCAATTCCGTCTCGATTTGGGCGTGCGCCCATTCCGCCCGCAATCGTTTCATAATAAGTAAAGTCCTTCCCGCGCGAAACATCATACCCGCCTATCGTGAGGTTATTCATGGTGCCGGAACTCGCAGCGGGAATCTGATCCGGACAGGCTTGCGCCAATGCGCCGAGCAGCACATCAACAATACGCTGCGATGTTTCGACATTTCCCCCTGCGACCGCTGCTGGAAATTTTGCGTTCACAACGGTTCCCTCTGGCGCAACGACCCGAATCGGTTCCAAACACCCGGCATTGGCAGGAACGTCTGCACCCGCGATACATCGAAAGGCATAAAAAACAGCGGAGAGCGTAATTGCGTAAATCGCGTTCACTGAACCTCGGGCCTGCTGCGCCGTGCCCGTGAAGTCAACCACTGCGGTATCATCTTCGATCTCAATCGCAACCCGTATCTCAATAGGTTTATCAGTGATGCCATCATTATCAAGCATATCAGTGTATGTATAACGTCCATTCGGGATTTCCCGAAGGCGTGCCCTGACCATCCGACTTGCATACGCACAGAGTTCCTGCATGTATTGCGTAATTTCCGGCGCGCCATACTTGTCCACCATCTCCCGGAGTCGCCGTTCACCGACACGGTTCGCAGCGAGCTGCGCTTCCATATCGCCGCGGCGTTCCTCAGGCGTGCGGACATTCGCGAGAATGAATTCCCAAAGGTCGGTGTCCAATTCTCCACCCTGGATGAGTTTAATGGGTGGAATTCGGATGCCTTCCTGAATGACACTCGTCGCAATTGGCATGGAACCGGGGGTCATCCCGCCCACATCGGCGTGATGCGCGCGATTGGCGACAAAAAAGACAGGTTTTTTAATTTCCCTTGCGGTTCGTTCATCTGATGCTTCTTCAACAATATCTGCATCTGAGAAGACAGGCGCGACGAGCGTAATATCCGGTAGGTGGGTGCCACCGCGATAGGGATCATTAAGGGCAATCATATCGCCGGGCATCATTTCGATAGCGTCAATCGCAGCAAGAACCGAAAGGGGCATGGAACCGAGGTGCACAGGGATATGCGCGGCTTGTGCAACCATTTTACCTGTGTTATCAAACACGGCACACGAAAAATCGAGTCGTTCTTTGATATTCGGTGAGAACGCTGTGCGTTGTAGCGTTACGCCCATCTCCTCGGCAACCGAGGTCAGTATATTCTTGTAAAGCTCAAGTTTAATAGGATCAGTGTTCATTGTGTTTCAATATTTGCGTTGGTTCGTAAGTAGCGTCAATGTTCAGAAGTTAGTTGCATTTTAACATTGTCTCTTATAATATGCAAGGAAAGATTCGTTAGGAGAATTCCAGATGAAACAGGTCAATATTGCGTTAATCGGCGCGGGTGGGATGGCAAACGGTGTCCATTATCCGTCGCTCAGAGAGTGTGAAGATGTGAATCTTGTTGGATTGTGTGACGTGATTCCATCAAAACTTCAGGCAACAGCCGAACGCTTTGAGATTGAGGATACATTCACTGACTATAAACGGATGCTTGAGAAGACGAGTCCCGATGCGGTGTATATCCTCATGCCGCCGCAACACCTATTTCCGCTCGTCATTCACTGTCTGTCGCAACAGCATCACGTTTTTATTGAGAAACCGCCCGGTGTTACACTTCACCAAACCAAAGAAATGGAACGTGCTGCAGAGAAAAACGACTGCAAGTCGATGGTCGGTTTCAACCGTCGCTTTATCCCTCTCCTGCAAAAGGTCAAAACGATCGTTGAAAAGCAGGGTCCGATCCTTCAGTGCATGTCAACCTTCCACAAAAACACACCGGATGCGCGCTATTACGACGGCGTGATAGACGTCCTAACATGTGATGCCATCCACGCCGTGGATGCACTCCGATGGCTTGGTGGCGGTGACGTAAAAGCCGTCGCGAGCGACATCAACAGTTTCTATTCCGAGCGCGAAAACAGTTTCAACGCCCTTGTTAAATTCAGTAGCGGTGCCTCAGGGTATCTGTGTACGAACTGGGCAGTCGGCGGTCGTATCCATACATTTGAGATGCATGCGCGTGAGATTTCCGCCTATATCAATCCAGATCCCGGGGGACGCGCCACCCTTCACACACCCAACGGAAACCCAACGGAAATTACGCCTGAAGAAGCCGCAGGATCCGATGCTACACACAGGGCTTACGGATTTTATGGAGAGAGCAGACATTTTGTCGACTGTATCCAGCAGAACCAGCAGCCGTTAACCTGTTTCGCGGACGCAGTCAAGACGATGGAACTCGTAGCAGCTATCTATCAAAACCGGATAGATGCTTGAACAGTCAACACGTAAAATAAATTGGCATGTTTCTTGCTATAGATATTGTAATGAAAGGTCACTCATTAACATTATGGATACACACCACATACCCGTTTTGTGTGATAAAGTGATTGATTTTCTCAGTCCAAAATCGGATGGTATTTACATAGATGGCACTGTTGGATTAGGGGGGCATAGTGCTGCTATTTTAGAGACTTCCGCACCTAACGGACGCGTGATCGGAATCGATTTAGATGTTGAGGCTCTCAGTATCGCAAAAAGTAGATTACACGTCTTCGGGGAGCGTTCTTCTCTCATTAACGGTAATTTTGCTGAGATGGATGCCTTATTGGAAACCAGACACTCGATTCATGCTGTAGACGGTATCGTGCTTGACTTAGGTGTGTCGTCCCTGCAGGTCGACACACCCCACCGAGGTTTCAGTTTCAACCATACCGGTCCGTTAGATATGCGCATGAATGCGCGACAGATGTTAAATAGCGAACGGGAAACGGATATTACAGCGATGCGGGTCGTCAACAACAGTCCAATGGATGCCCTTATTGATATTTTCAAGCGGTATGGCGAAGAACGATTCGCGAGACGGATTGCCCATCGGATTATTCAGACGAGACAAGAAACACCAATAATGACAACAACGCAACTCGCAAAGATTGTCAAGCGAGCTGTCCCCAAAGGCGTATCCAAAATCCATCCTGCGACCCGTGTATTTCAGGCACTTCGCATTCATATCAACGCCGAATTGGAGAATCTCGAAACGGGTTTAGACGTTGCAATACAACTTTTGCGACAGGGCGGTTGTCTATGTATTATCACGTTTCATTCGCTTGAAGATAGAATTGTCAAACACTATTTTCAGAAATGCGCACGGACGTGTATCTGTCCGCCGAAAACGCCGATCTGTATTTGTGAACACACCGCATCTTTGGAAATTCTCACGAAGCGTCCTATATCACCAGACGCGGTTGAAGTTCAACACAACCGGCGAGCGCGAAGTGCTAAACTACGCGTCGCTCGCAAATTGTAGGGTAAGGTGTCTCCATTTTCGACCCTAAAAGAAAAAATGTATCTTAAATACAGTATTCAACGTTTAAAAAAGAGAACCTTTGCCACTTATGGTGCCCCTATCTCTATACAATAAAGTGCGTAGTCCGTGATGAAATGGATTAAAAAATTAAATAAATGGAAACATTACATAATAGTCATTCAACACGCATTACCAATACAGAAGCCCCAAAACCGAAAAAGAGATTCCCGTTAGCATATATTGTTCTGGTGCTATCCTTTTGTACCTTCGCCGGCAGCATCTGGTTCTCATCTTATGCGAAGAAGGTTGCTTTGCAACGGCAGCCCACTTACGAGCGGCAGAAACGCCAAATTCAGGACGAAATTCATCGACTCGAATTGAAAGAATCAACCTTAACCGGTGTGCAAAGGATTCGGCAAATCGCGGCCGAACTCGGCATGGTTGAACCTACCGAAGCCTCGCAAGTCGTTTGGGATAAATAGTGGAAGTGCCCTATTTTTATAGAACAAAGTGCGTAGCTCGTAGTGAAATTAGATTCTCCTTAAATGGCATAATTTCTTAACTTTACATTTGGAGAGCGGATTCGAGAAAAGAACGTTAGAACGCCAATTCACGGCGTTTAACCGCAAGGTATAATTAAAAAATGAAAAACAATTCACATTTATCCATTCGCCGATTGGTTTTCGTACTGATTATACTGCAGGTGGGTTTCCTGTTATTGGTCGGTAAACTGTTCAACGTTCAACTCTCCAACGATGCCATCCGCCAAGGCCCCTCTGGACACCCTTGGGGCTCCACGCGCACAGCAGCGGTAAAACGCGGCAAAATTTTGGACAGACATGGGAATGTTTTCGCCTTGAGCCGTCACAGCCTCTCCGTCTATGCGGATCCGACGTATATGAAAATCGATCCGATTGACGCTGCTCAGAGACTCGCCCCGGTTTTAGGGGTTCCCGAATCCGAATTGCTTGCCAAACTTCGCCGCAAGGATAAACGGTTTGTATGGCTCAAAAAGGATATAGATTACGAGTTACTTGACGAAATTCGCGCAATTGAGAAAGACATCCGTGGCATAAAGCATGAGGTCGAACAGCAACGTACCTATCCGAAAGGGAAACTCGCCGCCCAAGTTATTGGACATATAAACGACCAAAATATGGGTGAGGGAATTGAGTACCAGTACAACAATTACCTTTTGAACGCGCGGGAACGACAAGCAGCACGACGGGCAGAAGCCGCCCGTAACGAACCCATAAACTTATTAACCAAGGGTGATTCCACCGACGATTATGGGTATAGCGTGGTTCTGACCCTTGACGAATATATTCAGTACGTCGCCGAGAAGGAATTAGCAGCAGCGTGTCGAAAATGGAACGCACCACGAGGGACCGCCATCGTCTTGGCATCAAAAACGGCAGAGATATTGGCACTCGCAAGCTACCCCACGTATGATTTGAATCATTATACCCTCGGCAGTGAGCAAGCAAAAAGGAATCTCGGTGTTTGGTTCGCGTATGAACCCGGTTCGATTTTTAAAATCATTGCATCCTCTGCTGTTTTGAACGAGGGCATTATGAGCCCTGAGTCAACGGTTTTTTGCGAAAACGGACGGTACCGACTCCCAAACGGTAGAATCATCCGAGACGTATCTGGGAAAGGATGGCTTACCTTAGAAGAAGTCCTCCACAAATCCAGTAACATCGGTATGATTAAAGTCGTCAAGGAATTGGGACATGAGAACCTTAGTACCTACATTGAAAAATACGGCTTTGGAAAAGCAACCGGTGTAGACCTACCTTATGAGCACAACGGAAGTCTTTATGCCGTAAAGCACTGGGATACGCATTCTCTTGGCTCCGTCCCTTTTGGCCAAGGAATTATGGTGACCCCTCTTCAGATGGTGAGCGCTTTAAACGTCATTGCGAACGATGGAAAACTCCTCCGCCCACATATTACCCGAGAAATTCGGGACAGTAATGGAAAGGTGATTGAAAAGAAATACGCCATTGATGTCCGACAGGTAATCCGCCCGACAGTCGCAAAACAGATGGCAGAGATACTCGTCGGGGTCGTTGAAGATGGAAGTGGTAGACGGGCACGTGTTGAAGGCTATCGCGTAGCAGGAAAAACAGGAACAGCTCAAAAGGCTGAAAAAGACGGTAAAGGCTATGCTGGCAAAGAGATCATGTCTTTTATGGGATTCCTACCAGCAGAGAATCCGATGGTATCAATAATCGTCATGCTCGATGAACCGAAAGGCGCACGTTTTAGCGGACAAATCGCAGGACCGCTTTTTCAGCAAATCGCTGCCCAAACAATGCAATACTTGAAGCAAACTGAGTTCTTCGGACCCGAACTTCAAAGGCTCCCCGACTTTTCATCTGTTGTGACAAAACAATCACCGACGCTGAAAGGAGAGGGGCTGTGAGGCTTCATAAACTGCTCCGCGGACTTAACATTACCACAAGTTCTGGATCGCCGGATATTGATATTACCGGTGTTGTCAGCGACAATCGGAACGTCGAACCAGGTAATGCTTTCGTCTGTTATCAAGGCATCAACGTGGATAGCCACGACTTCATTCCAGATGCGCTTCAAAAAGGAGCAGCAGTTGTCATTGGTGAAAAACCGATAACGGCGATAGAGACACAAGGAAGGTTTCCGATCACATACCTGCAAGTTCCCTGCGGACGCCAAGCGATGTCCTTGATTGCCGCCAATTGGCACGGGAACCCTGCCAAACACCTCAAACTCATCGGTATTACAGGCACCAACGGTAAAACCTCAACAGCACATCTCATACACGCTATATTCAAGGCAAGCGGGCAGAAAACGGCACTCATTGGAACAGTTGGGCACCAGTACACGAACGCCCAAGGCAAAGAGAAAATATTTCCCGCTTCTCTTACGACTCCCGATGCGTTCGCACTCCACGCGCTTTTCAAGCAGTTTACGATGGACAACGTCGAGTCTGTTACGATGGAAACCTCCTCGCAAGGGTTAGCACTCCAACGACTCGCAGGGCTTACCTTTGATACCGCAGTTTTTACCAACTTCACCCAAGACCACCTTGATTACCATCAAACGATGGAAGCATATTTAAAGGCGAAACTGATGCTGTTCGAGCAACTCGACAAGGAAGGTGTTGCTATTTTGAACAGTGATTCACCGGTGGCGGAGCGTATTGTCCATATTTGCACTGATTTGCAGAAACCTTTGACATACGGTCTTGGTGAAAAATCAGATCTATACGCAGCGGATATTAATTTTTCTCATAATCAATTGACGTTTACAGCCGTTACGCCAGATGGACGGATTCCGGCGAAGTTGCGTTTACTGGGAGAATATAACCTTTACAACGCTCTTGCCGCCATCGCTGTCGGGCTCTGTTACGATTGTCCGATCCCAGCGATCCAGGAAGGTCTCGCCGCGACTGTCGTTCCTGGACGGTTTGAACTTATTGATCGAGGACAGGATTTCGCAGTCATCGTTGACTATGCCCACACACCCGATGGCTTAGAAAATGTCCTGACTGCTGCCAAACGGGTCGCCGAACGTAATTTAATTTGTGTTTTCGGATGCGGCGGCGATAGGGATAACGGCAAGCGTCCGAAGATGGGAAATATTTCGGCACAAATTGCGGATTATAGCGTGATTACCTCCGACAATCCGCGCACTGAGGCCCCTGATGAAATCATCACGCAAATTGTGTCAAATTTACCACATGACACCAAATATGTGTGCATTCCAGAGAGACGTGACGCTATCCACCACGCAATCGCGACGGCAAAATCCGGTGATGTTGTTGTAATCGCGGGTAAAGGACATGAAGATTACCAGGAAATTAATGGCAAACGATTTCCCTTTGACGATAGGGTTGTGGCTTCAGATTTTTTAAGCGATTCTGTCTGAGCGGGGTTTCAGGTTTCCCGAAGAATTCTGATGATTCAAAATCTGCAAGGACGAAGCACACAGCAGCTCGTACTCAATAATTTAAAAATCGCATATCAGGTTGCCGGAGAGGGTGACGGGGTTCTCCTCCTGCATGGCTGGGGTGGAGAAGCGGCGAGTTTTCAACCTGTCTTTGATTGGCTCGCACAATCTCACAAAGTCTACGCACTCGATTTGCCAGGGTTCGGCCAGAGTCAAATTCCACCTACAGCGTGGAACAGTTCCGACTATGCACAGTTCGTTATAGCGTTCATGGAGAAACTTGGCATTCCAAAGGCTCACTTCATCGGTCACTCCTTTGGTGGTAGAATTTCGATTATCGTCGCAGCGGAATACCCTGAAAAAGTCGATAAACTTATTTTAGTTGACAGTGCGGGAATCATACCGCCTCGAACCGCCAAATACCACCTTCGCGTAGGTTTGGTAAAAATCGGTAAATTGCTCCGCCGATGCGGCAAATATGGTGTTATCGTTGCAGACGCGATGTCCGCACGTGCCGGCTCTAAAGATTACCAGAACGCTGGAGATATGCGTGCCACACTTGTCAAAGTCGTGAATCAAGATCTGCGTGCATTCTTGCCACGGATAACCGCGTCAACCCTGCTCATCTGGGGGGAAGACGATAAGGATACACCCGTGGCTTTCGGGCAAATTATGGAAAAAGAAATACCTGATGCCGGATTGGTTGTCCTCAAGGAAGCAGGACACTTTTCGTATCTTGATCAGTTCCCGCAGTTCTGCCGAATTGTCGCAAGTTTTTTGAATATTTAACGGGCAGTCAAAGGGAAAATTAGAAGTTGTATTCTGAGTAATATCTAAAACGTAGCCTGCAACAACGGTGCAGGCGGATTTAAGGAACGCACGTAATAGTCCAAACGCACGTGTTTTTGCTTGGGTGTTTCTGCGTATTACTCCGCAAGGAATAATTAAAAAATGTTTTTCTACTTTGCGACGCTCACCTGTTTAGTAAGGGCTGTTGTCAGGACCACGCGTGGCCTCCATATACTCCAACTCGATGGCTATAAGACGGGTCGGTACCTGAAGTGGATAGGTCAGCATCTGAGGAATTGTTTTGAAATCAAGGAGATTCTCACTATTGGCGGACTTCTCATCCTGACAGCGTTCTATCCACAATACAGTGATACGTGGCTGTTTCCTGTGCTGTGTTTGGTTTGGGGTGGGTTCCAAATCTACATGATCACGCAACGGAAAAAGGTCGAAGCAAAAAAACCGCTCGTTTACACGGCACGCGCGAAACGGGTGTTTGGACTCTCAATCTGCTTGCTTGTTGGTATTGCGACAACACTCGTGCTTATAGCTCAGACGAGTCCGTGGCGAATTGCGATCTTCCTCTTTAGCGAAGTAACTGTCATTAATTTAACAATTGCGAATCTTCTTCTCTATCCTTTGGAGCGGACCATACACGGCGCGTATTTCTTTTCAGCGAAAAAGCGAATCAAGACGCTCCAGCCCAAAGTTATCGGAATCACAGGAAGTTACGGCAAGACAAGCACGAAATATATTTTACATCAGATTTTGTCCCAAAAATTTAACGCATTGATGACACCCGACAGTTACAATACACCCATGGGTATTTGCAAAGTCATCCGCGGGGACCTTACCGCCGAACATGAGATATTTATTGTCGAAATGGGGGCTTATAAACGTGGCGACATCCGTGAGTTGTGTAACTTAGCCTCTCCTCAAATCGGCATTCTCACCGCTGTCGGACCTCAGCACTTAGAACGATTCAAAAGTATAGAGAATATTGCCAAAACGAAATATGAGTTGATTGAGTCCCTCCCATCGGGTGGACTTGCGGTTTTCAACTGCGATAATGAAATCTGCGCTGGACTTGCCGATAGAAGGGGACAAGATGGAAATCCAGTGCTTCGGTACGCGACAGAACCTTTTCCGGTAGCCTCGGCTGCTGAGCGTGCTGAGTTAACCGCCAAGAACATTCAACACACCGACGAAGGGCTTGCTTTCACAATACACACATCCGTCGGTCCGGAAACCGAAATTCAGACCCGACTTTTGGGGAGGCATAACGTATCCAATATCCTCGCTGCAACGGCAGTTGCGGTGGAATGTGGAATGACGCTTGCGGAAATTCGGGTAGCAATCGCCAATGTTGAACCCGTCCCACACCGCTTGCAATTGACCGCCAGCGAAGGCAACGTAACCATCATTGACGATAGTTTCAACTCGAATCCAGTCGGCGCGAAAGCGGCTCTTGAAGTCCTCACTGAAATCCAAGGTGGTAAAAAAGTTTTAGTGACACCTGGGATGGTAGAACTCGGTGAAAGGGAATACGAAGAAAATAAACGTCTCGGAGAACACGCAGCCGATGTCTGTGATTTGGTCATTTTAGTGGGTCCCAAGCGGACAACTCCGATTTTAGACGGTTTGAAAGCCGTCCAATATCCAAACCAACAAATCATTGTTGCCCTCAATTTGGAAGAAGTCAAACAACATTTAGCAACACAGGTTCGAGCCGGTGATGTTGTCCTTTTTGAAAACGACCTCCCGGACAGTTATAATGAGGAACAGCAGTCGGCTACGGGTTGACAGTTTTTTTAATAAACGGAAAGGAACACCGAAAGTTCAGATGCCCCTGACCGAACCGCAAGGAAAAATTAAATGTCAAAATACAATGTAGCCCTTATATGTGGCGGATGCACACCTGAACATGAAGTCTCAATCGTAACCGCCCATCAGGTTTGTCTTGCCTTACAAGACCTCAGTGGTGAATCGGGCGGGCATCACGTTATCCCGATTTATGTCACAAAAAATGGCGAGTGGTTAACCGGGGATGCCCTTCGCGATTTGTCCACCTTTACCGATGGAAATCTGCCACATCCAACCGACTTCGACAAAGTCAGCGTTGAATTTCATCCGAACCCGCAATTTGTTGTTACCGCAAAACATTGGCTCGGTCAAAACATTCAAAAAAGAACGGT
Encoded proteins:
- a CDS encoding alpha/beta hydrolase, which codes for MIQNLQGRSTQQLVLNNLKIAYQVAGEGDGVLLLHGWGGEAASFQPVFDWLAQSHKVYALDLPGFGQSQIPPTAWNSSDYAQFVIAFMEKLGIPKAHFIGHSFGGRISIIVAAEYPEKVDKLILVDSAGIIPPRTAKYHLRVGLVKIGKLLRRCGKYGVIVADAMSARAGSKDYQNAGDMRATLVKVVNQDLRAFLPRITASTLLIWGEDDKDTPVAFGQIMEKEIPDAGLVVLKEAGHFSYLDQFPQFCRIVASFLNI
- a CDS encoding hydantoinase B/oxoprolinase family protein, coding for MNTDPIKLELYKNILTSVAEEMGVTLQRTAFSPNIKERLDFSCAVFDNTGKMVAQAAHIPVHLGSMPLSVLAAIDAIEMMPGDMIALNDPYRGGTHLPDITLVAPVFSDADIVEEASDERTAREIKKPVFFVANRAHHADVGGMTPGSMPIATSVIQEGIRIPPIKLIQGGELDTDLWEFILANVRTPEERRGDMEAQLAANRVGERRLREMVDKYGAPEITQYMQELCAYASRMVRARLREIPNGRYTYTDMLDNDGITDKPIEIRVAIEIEDDTAVVDFTGTAQQARGSVNAIYAITLSAVFYAFRCIAGADVPANAGCLEPIRVVAPEGTVVNAKFPAAVAGGNVETSQRIVDVLLGALAQACPDQIPAASSGTMNNLTIGGYDVSRGKDFTYYETIAGGMGARPNRDGIDAIHTHMTNTMNTPIEAIETSYPMQVAAYSIRRGTGGAGKFRGGAGVIRALRLLTDAEVTILSDRRKRGPYGLQGGESGTPGRNVLISGGEETPLASKVSISTREGDVIRIETPGGGGFSSEP
- a CDS encoding UDP-N-acetylmuramoyl-L-alanyl-D-glutamate--2,6-diaminopimelate ligase, with product MCCDKTITDAERRGAVRLHKLLRGLNITTSSGSPDIDITGVVSDNRNVEPGNAFVCYQGINVDSHDFIPDALQKGAAVVIGEKPITAIETQGRFPITYLQVPCGRQAMSLIAANWHGNPAKHLKLIGITGTNGKTSTAHLIHAIFKASGQKTALIGTVGHQYTNAQGKEKIFPASLTTPDAFALHALFKQFTMDNVESVTMETSSQGLALQRLAGLTFDTAVFTNFTQDHLDYHQTMEAYLKAKLMLFEQLDKEGVAILNSDSPVAERIVHICTDLQKPLTYGLGEKSDLYAADINFSHNQLTFTAVTPDGRIPAKLRLLGEYNLYNALAAIAVGLCYDCPIPAIQEGLAATVVPGRFELIDRGQDFAVIVDYAHTPDGLENVLTAAKRVAERNLICVFGCGGDRDNGKRPKMGNISAQIADYSVITSDNPRTEAPDEIITQIVSNLPHDTKYVCIPERRDAIHHAIATAKSGDVVVIAGKGHEDYQEINGKRFPFDDRVVASDFLSDSV
- the rsmH gene encoding 16S rRNA (cytosine(1402)-N(4))-methyltransferase RsmH, translated to MMDTHHIPVLCDKVIDFLSPKSDGIYIDGTVGLGGHSAAILETSAPNGRVIGIDLDVEALSIAKSRLHVFGERSSLINGNFAEMDALLETRHSIHAVDGIVLDLGVSSLQVDTPHRGFSFNHTGPLDMRMNARQMLNSERETDITAMRVVNNSPMDALIDIFKRYGEERFARRIAHRIIQTRQETPIMTTTQLAKIVKRAVPKGVSKIHPATRVFQALRIHINAELENLETGLDVAIQLLRQGGCLCIITFHSLEDRIVKHYFQKCARTCICPPKTPICICEHTASLEILTKRPISPDAVEVQHNRRARSAKLRVARKL
- a CDS encoding Gfo/Idh/MocA family oxidoreductase yields the protein MKQVNIALIGAGGMANGVHYPSLRECEDVNLVGLCDVIPSKLQATAERFEIEDTFTDYKRMLEKTSPDAVYILMPPQHLFPLVIHCLSQQHHVFIEKPPGVTLHQTKEMERAAEKNDCKSMVGFNRRFIPLLQKVKTIVEKQGPILQCMSTFHKNTPDARYYDGVIDVLTCDAIHAVDALRWLGGGDVKAVASDINSFYSERENSFNALVKFSSGASGYLCTNWAVGGRIHTFEMHAREISAYINPDPGGRATLHTPNGNPTEITPEEAAGSDATHRAYGFYGESRHFVDCIQQNQQPLTCFADAVKTMELVAAIYQNRIDA
- a CDS encoding UDP-N-acetylmuramoyl-tripeptide--D-alanyl-D-alanine ligase, producing the protein MFFYFATLTCLVRAVVRTTRGLHILQLDGYKTGRYLKWIGQHLRNCFEIKEILTIGGLLILTAFYPQYSDTWLFPVLCLVWGGFQIYMITQRKKVEAKKPLVYTARAKRVFGLSICLLVGIATTLVLIAQTSPWRIAIFLFSEVTVINLTIANLLLYPLERTIHGAYFFSAKKRIKTLQPKVIGITGSYGKTSTKYILHQILSQKFNALMTPDSYNTPMGICKVIRGDLTAEHEIFIVEMGAYKRGDIRELCNLASPQIGILTAVGPQHLERFKSIENIAKTKYELIESLPSGGLAVFNCDNEICAGLADRRGQDGNPVLRYATEPFPVASAAERAELTAKNIQHTDEGLAFTIHTSVGPETEIQTRLLGRHNVSNILAATAVAVECGMTLAEIRVAIANVEPVPHRLQLTASEGNVTIIDDSFNSNPVGAKAALEVLTEIQGGKKVLVTPGMVELGEREYEENKRLGEHAADVCDLVILVGPKRTTPILDGLKAVQYPNQQIIVALNLEEVKQHLATQVRAGDVVLFENDLPDSYNEEQQSATG
- a CDS encoding penicillin-binding protein 2; translation: MKNNSHLSIRRLVFVLIILQVGFLLLVGKLFNVQLSNDAIRQGPSGHPWGSTRTAAVKRGKILDRHGNVFALSRHSLSVYADPTYMKIDPIDAAQRLAPVLGVPESELLAKLRRKDKRFVWLKKDIDYELLDEIRAIEKDIRGIKHEVEQQRTYPKGKLAAQVIGHINDQNMGEGIEYQYNNYLLNARERQAARRAEAARNEPINLLTKGDSTDDYGYSVVLTLDEYIQYVAEKELAAACRKWNAPRGTAIVLASKTAEILALASYPTYDLNHYTLGSEQAKRNLGVWFAYEPGSIFKIIASSAVLNEGIMSPESTVFCENGRYRLPNGRIIRDVSGKGWLTLEEVLHKSSNIGMIKVVKELGHENLSTYIEKYGFGKATGVDLPYEHNGSLYAVKHWDTHSLGSVPFGQGIMVTPLQMVSALNVIANDGKLLRPHITREIRDSNGKVIEKKYAIDVRQVIRPTVAKQMAEILVGVVEDGSGRRARVEGYRVAGKTGTAQKAEKDGKGYAGKEIMSFMGFLPAENPMVSIIVMLDEPKGARFSGQIAGPLFQQIAAQTMQYLKQTEFFGPELQRLPDFSSVVTKQSPTLKGEGL